A portion of the Oxynema aestuarii AP17 genome contains these proteins:
- a CDS encoding DUF2079 domain-containing protein, translating to MLSNSEKNPGLRWVWGAAIAFFVLTLTLTLHRYYTFYASFDQGIFNQVFWNGLHGNFFQSSLSSTLSTNVVHDGEFPEVSYHRLGQHFTPALLLWLPIYALFPTAATLTVLQVVLVTAGGLVLYLLAREYLDRPVAAMITASYYAANAIIGPTLSNFADNCQIPLFVFTLLLAMEKRWWVLFWAMAACILAVREDGGVTLFGVGVYMALSQRFPRAGIATCILSFGYILGLTNLIMPLFSEDVSRRFTIERFGQYVESDEATTLELLWAFISKPWLVLVELVTPITGKIRYFLGQWLPFAFIPAIAPASWAIAGFPLLQIFLQRGKSALAINIRYAMAVVPGLCYGTILWWAPRQHLLDAPVRELIARGLAKGIDRGEDSQKQRPFWIRWIFPVVSPLCQRGLTWWQKRPHLLELSVRRFWIGCLCLSILFSMTSNPNRTLYFLIPDSIDPWVHVSLPRQWQHSAAIREFLQKIPPDASVSATTYIVPHLSSRREIVRFPALELRNDAGVVIQTDYAIADLWQVEQYLPAFDNDLHRFKAMIPVVDRIVADGIYGLVGFKDGVIFLERGAESDSEAIARWQIYRQRVEPILDRKD from the coding sequence ATGTTGTCCAATTCAGAGAAAAATCCGGGATTGAGATGGGTATGGGGGGCGGCGATCGCCTTTTTTGTATTGACCTTAACCCTGACACTCCATCGCTACTACACTTTTTACGCTTCCTTCGATCAGGGGATTTTCAATCAAGTATTTTGGAACGGACTCCACGGCAACTTTTTTCAAAGTTCCCTGTCTTCCACCCTTTCGACCAACGTGGTTCACGATGGAGAATTCCCAGAAGTTTCATACCATCGCTTGGGGCAACATTTTACCCCAGCTTTGTTACTCTGGCTGCCGATTTATGCCTTATTTCCGACGGCAGCGACGCTGACGGTCTTGCAAGTGGTTCTGGTCACCGCAGGGGGGTTAGTGCTGTACCTGCTGGCGCGAGAATACCTCGATCGCCCGGTTGCGGCGATGATTACAGCCAGCTACTACGCCGCCAATGCGATTATCGGTCCGACCCTGTCTAACTTTGCCGATAACTGCCAAATTCCCTTATTCGTATTTACCTTGCTCTTGGCAATGGAAAAACGCTGGTGGGTTTTATTTTGGGCGATGGCGGCGTGCATTCTCGCCGTGCGCGAAGATGGGGGAGTCACCTTGTTCGGCGTCGGCGTTTACATGGCACTGAGCCAGCGCTTCCCCCGTGCGGGGATCGCCACGTGCATTCTCAGTTTTGGCTATATTTTGGGGCTGACCAACTTAATCATGCCCTTATTTTCCGAAGACGTATCCCGTCGTTTCACGATCGAACGCTTCGGTCAATATGTGGAAAGCGACGAAGCGACGACCTTAGAACTGCTATGGGCCTTCATCAGTAAACCGTGGTTGGTGTTGGTGGAATTGGTGACGCCGATTACGGGAAAAATTCGCTATTTTCTGGGGCAGTGGTTGCCGTTTGCCTTCATTCCGGCGATCGCCCCCGCTTCATGGGCGATCGCGGGCTTTCCCTTACTGCAAATCTTCCTGCAACGGGGTAAATCCGCCCTCGCCATTAACATCCGCTACGCGATGGCCGTCGTTCCCGGCTTGTGCTACGGGACGATCCTCTGGTGGGCCCCCCGCCAACACCTGCTCGATGCCCCCGTTCGCGAACTGATCGCGCGCGGTTTAGCGAAAGGCATCGATCGCGGCGAAGATTCGCAAAAACAACGCCCCTTCTGGATCCGGTGGATTTTTCCCGTCGTCTCGCCCCTTTGTCAACGGGGGTTGACGTGGTGGCAAAAACGCCCTCACCTACTCGAACTGTCCGTTCGACGCTTTTGGATCGGTTGTTTGTGTCTGTCGATCTTGTTTTCGATGACCTCCAACCCCAATCGCACCCTCTATTTTTTAATTCCCGACTCGATCGATCCGTGGGTACACGTCTCCTTACCCCGTCAGTGGCAACATAGCGCTGCGATCCGTGAATTTCTGCAAAAAATCCCCCCCGATGCGAGCGTGTCCGCCACGACGTACATCGTGCCGCACCTGTCCTCGCGCCGCGAAATCGTGCGTTTTCCGGCGTTAGAGCTGCGAAACGATGCGGGGGTGGTGATTCAAACCGATTACGCGATCGCCGACCTGTGGCAAGTCGAGCAATATTTACCCGCTTTTGACAATGACTTGCATCGTTTCAAAGCCATGATTCCCGTCGTCGATCGCATCGTCGCCGACGGTATTTATGGCCTGGTCGGCTTTAAAGATGGGGTAATTTTCCTCGAACGCGGGGCCGAGTCCGATTCCGAAGCGATCGCACGATGGCAAATTTATCGCCAACGGGTGGAACCGATTTTGGATCGGAAAGATTGA
- the petD gene encoding cytochrome b6-f complex subunit IV: MSILKKPDLSDPMLRAKLAKGMGHNYYGEPAWPNDLLYVFPVVILGTIALCVGLAVLDPAMVGEPADPFATPLEILPEWYLWPVFQILRIVPNKLLGIAMMAGIPLGLIFVPFIESVNKFQNPFRRPVATAVFLFGTAVTLWLGIGATFPIAESLTLGLF; the protein is encoded by the coding sequence ATGTCTATTTTGAAAAAGCCGGATCTGAGCGATCCGATGCTGCGCGCCAAGTTAGCTAAGGGGATGGGCCATAATTACTATGGCGAACCTGCTTGGCCTAACGACCTGCTTTATGTTTTCCCGGTCGTGATTTTGGGAACGATCGCCCTGTGCGTCGGCTTGGCCGTTCTCGACCCCGCAATGGTGGGAGAACCTGCCGACCCCTTCGCTACTCCGTTGGAAATTCTCCCGGAATGGTATTTGTGGCCCGTCTTCCAAATCCTGCGGATCGTCCCTAACAAGTTGTTGGGGATTGCCATGATGGCTGGGATTCCCCTGGGTTTGATTTTCGTTCCTTTTATTGAAAGCGTGAACAAGTTTCAAAATCCCTTCCGTCGTCCGGTGGCGACCGCCGTGTTCCTGTTCGGAACCGCAGTCACCCTCTGGTTGGGAATTGGCGCGACTTTCCCGATCGCCGAATCGCTGACCCTCGGTTTGTTCTAA
- a CDS encoding ATP-binding protein: protein MLKQEYLTVESDLTVLTKVQQWFDRFCFQHNFQRYWSENQLYSLKLALTEGFTNAVRHAHEELPLATPIEIEMTLWDDRLEMRIWDRGEPFNPDALPEPLPGTLQEGGYGWFLLRRLADRVIYERCSDGRNCLCIVKEK, encoded by the coding sequence ATGTTGAAGCAAGAGTATCTGACAGTTGAGAGCGATCTAACTGTCTTAACGAAGGTGCAGCAGTGGTTCGATCGATTCTGCTTTCAACATAATTTTCAACGGTATTGGTCCGAAAACCAACTTTATTCCCTGAAATTAGCCCTCACCGAAGGCTTTACCAATGCCGTCCGCCATGCTCACGAAGAATTGCCCCTCGCCACGCCGATTGAAATTGAGATGACCTTATGGGACGATCGCCTCGAAATGCGGATTTGGGATCGCGGCGAACCGTTCAACCCCGATGCCCTACCCGAACCGCTTCCGGGAACCTTACAAGAAGGCGGTTACGGTTGGTTTTTACTCCGAAGATTGGCCGATCGCGTCATTTACGAACGCTGTTCGGACGGGCGCAATTGTTTGTGTATTGTTAAAGAAAAATAG
- a CDS encoding glycosyltransferase family 4 protein, whose amino-acid sequence MKILVLSWEFPPRIIGGIARHVAELYPELVKLGHSIHLITVAFGNAPAYEVVEGIHIHRLPVADGHDFFHWVVNMNEAKGRHGGQLMLELGPFDLIHAHDWLVGDAAIALKHLFKIPLIATIHATEYGRYNGLYTSEHRYISSKEGELGFNSWRTIVCSHYMRDEVQRVLGIPADKIDVIYNGIRASKKPRRDEFDAVAFRRRFASDGEQLVYYVGRMSYEKGVSVLLNAAPKVLAQMNGQVKFVIIGGGNTDHLKRLAWDLGIWDKCYFTGFLSDEDLDRFQAIANCAVFPSLYEPFGIVVLESFAARVPVVVSDTGGLPEVVQHTKTGIVTQTNNPDSLAWGILEVLRNPEYGQWLIDNAYEDLPRRFDWATIAKQTEAVYQRAIEERSRVEW is encoded by the coding sequence ATGAAAATCCTCGTTCTCAGTTGGGAATTTCCGCCGCGTATTATCGGGGGAATTGCCCGTCACGTTGCCGAACTCTATCCCGAATTAGTCAAACTCGGTCATTCGATCCACTTGATTACCGTCGCCTTTGGAAACGCCCCGGCTTACGAGGTAGTTGAAGGCATCCACATTCATCGGCTTCCCGTCGCCGACGGTCACGATTTCTTCCATTGGGTCGTCAATATGAACGAAGCGAAAGGGCGTCACGGCGGTCAGTTGATGCTCGAACTCGGCCCGTTCGACTTGATTCACGCCCACGATTGGCTGGTGGGGGATGCGGCGATCGCCCTCAAGCACTTGTTTAAAATTCCTCTGATTGCCACGATTCACGCCACGGAATACGGACGTTACAACGGCTTGTACACCAGCGAACACCGCTATATCTCGTCTAAAGAAGGTGAGTTAGGCTTTAATTCCTGGCGGACGATCGTGTGCAGTCACTACATGCGCGATGAAGTCCAGCGCGTTTTGGGGATTCCCGCCGATAAAATCGATGTGATTTATAACGGGATTCGGGCGTCGAAAAAACCCCGCCGCGACGAGTTTGACGCGGTGGCGTTCCGCCGTCGGTTTGCCAGCGATGGCGAACAGTTGGTCTATTACGTCGGGCGGATGAGTTACGAAAAAGGGGTGTCCGTTCTGCTCAATGCGGCGCCGAAAGTCTTGGCGCAGATGAACGGTCAAGTCAAGTTTGTCATTATTGGCGGGGGCAATACGGACCACCTCAAGCGGTTGGCGTGGGATTTGGGAATTTGGGATAAGTGTTACTTTACTGGGTTTCTGTCTGACGAAGATCTCGATCGCTTTCAGGCGATCGCCAATTGTGCGGTGTTTCCGAGTTTGTACGAACCGTTTGGGATCGTCGTGCTCGAAAGCTTTGCGGCCCGGGTTCCGGTGGTGGTCTCGGATACGGGGGGATTGCCGGAGGTGGTCCAACATACGAAAACGGGGATCGTCACGCAAACGAATAACCCGGACTCGTTAGCCTGGGGCATTTTGGAGGTTTTACGAAATCCGGAATACGGGCAGTGGTTGATTGATAATGCCTATGAGGATTTGCCGCGACGTTTCGATTGGGCAACGATCGCCAAGCAAACGGAGGCGGTTTACCAAAGGGCGATCGAGGAGCGATCTCGGGTGGAGTGGTAA
- a CDS encoding histidine kinase, with the protein MSVSIEHPANTLESPLQLLLFVDRRPSSREHIRRIRSYLKAVEMDPPFDLQVIDVAEQPYLAEHFKLVATPALIKIHPEPRETLAGTNLVPQLEKCWPRWQRAVAEYLNQRAPVESESENSSENNHHSWGYSAELIRLSDEIFRLKQENEDLSQQLQFKDRLITMLAHDLRNPLTATSIALETLDNHCCSEQADVATNPKLVARLIGHARNQTRLIEQMISDLLQAERSHKTDFRIHPQKLDLNALCHRVIGDLDDLFRAKSQQIETDIPGDLPPVYADGERIRQVLVNLLDNAIKYTPEGGNIEIAILHRTTQKVQVSIFDDGPGIPSENQAHIFEDRFRLKRDQNQDGYGIGLSLCKRLIVAHYGQIWVDSSPNKGSAFHFTLPVYRR; encoded by the coding sequence ATGAGCGTATCTATTGAACATCCCGCCAATACTCTCGAATCCCCTTTACAACTGCTGTTGTTCGTCGATCGCCGTCCGAGTTCCCGCGAGCATATCCGGCGCATTCGCAGTTATCTCAAAGCTGTCGAGATGGATCCTCCTTTCGATTTACAAGTGATCGACGTGGCGGAACAGCCTTATTTGGCAGAACATTTTAAATTGGTGGCGACTCCTGCATTAATTAAAATTCATCCGGAACCGAGAGAAACTCTAGCGGGTACGAATTTAGTGCCACAATTGGAAAAATGCTGGCCGCGATGGCAACGTGCAGTCGCCGAGTATCTCAATCAAAGGGCTCCGGTCGAATCGGAGTCTGAGAATTCGAGCGAGAATAACCATCACTCTTGGGGGTATTCCGCCGAACTGATCCGCCTGTCGGACGAAATTTTTCGTTTGAAACAGGAGAACGAAGACCTCAGCCAACAATTGCAATTTAAGGATCGTTTGATTACGATGTTGGCTCACGATTTACGCAATCCCCTGACGGCGACTTCGATCGCCCTGGAAACATTAGACAATCATTGTTGTTCCGAACAAGCGGATGTCGCGACGAACCCTAAATTAGTGGCTCGCTTGATCGGTCACGCCCGCAATCAAACTCGCTTGATCGAACAAATGATTTCGGATTTGTTGCAAGCGGAGCGATCGCATAAGACCGATTTTCGTATTCATCCTCAAAAGCTCGATCTCAACGCTCTTTGTCATCGGGTCATCGGCGATCTCGACGACTTATTTCGCGCCAAATCCCAACAAATTGAAACCGACATTCCCGGCGATCTCCCCCCGGTCTACGCCGATGGCGAACGCATCCGGCAAGTGTTAGTTAATTTGCTCGACAATGCGATTAAATATACCCCGGAAGGGGGCAATATAGAAATTGCTATTCTTCACCGCACGACCCAAAAGGTTCAGGTGAGTATTTTTGATGACGGTCCGGGAATTCCTAGCGAAAATCAAGCCCATATTTTTGAAGATCGTTTTCGTCTCAAGCGCGACCAAAATCAAGATGGTTACGGGATCGGTCTGAGCTTGTGCAAGCGGTTGATCGTGGCGCATTACGGTCAAATTTGGGTGGATTCTTCCCCGAATAAAGGCAGTGCTTTTCACTTTACTTTACCCGTTTACCGTCGTTAA